From a region of the Pongo abelii isolate AG06213 chromosome 9, NHGRI_mPonAbe1-v2.0_pri, whole genome shotgun sequence genome:
- the LOC129048983 gene encoding tripartite motif-containing protein 51-like has product MNSGILQVFQRELTCPICMNYFIDPVTIDCGHSFCQPCFYLNWQDTAVLAQCSTCKKTTRQRNLKTNICLKNMASIARKASPRQFLSSEEPICGTHRETKKMFCEVDKSLLCLLCSNSQEHRNHRHCSIEWAAEEHREELLKKMLSLWEKSCENHRNLNMETTRTRCWKHYVSLRIEAIRAEYQKMPAFLYEEEQQHLERLRMEGEDIFQQLNESKARMEHLRELLRGMYEDLKQMCHKADVELLQAFGDILHRYESLLLQVSEPANPELSAGPITGLLDRLNGFRVDFTLQPERANSHIFLYRDLRSMNVGCDPQDDPHITAKSEFFLVWGARAFTSGKHYWEVHVGDSWNWAFGVCNNYWKEKRQNDKIDEEEGLFLLGCVKEDTHCSLFTTSPLVVQYVPRPTSTVGLFLDCEGRTMSFVDVDQSSLIYTIPNCSFSPPLRPIFCCSHF; this is encoded by the exons ATGAATTCTGGAATCTTGCAAGTCTTCCAGAGGGAACTCACTTGTCCCATCTGCATGAACTACTTCATAGACCCAGTCACCATAGACTGTGGGCACAGCTTTTGCCAGCCCTGTTTCTACCTCAACTGGCAAGACACGGCAGTTCTTGCTCAGTGCTCTACATGCAAGAAGACAACACGACAGAGAAACCTCAAAACTAACATTTGTTTGAAGAACATGGCTTCCATTGCCAGAAAAGCCAGCCCCCGGCAATTCCTTAGCTCTGAGGAGCCAATATGTGGGAcgcacagagagacaaagaagatgtTCTGTGAAGTGGACAAGAGCCTGCTCTGTCTGCTGTGCTCCAACTCTCAGGAGCACCGGAATCACAGACACTGTTCCATTGAGTGGGCTGCTGAGGAACACCGG GAGGAGCTCCTAAAAAAAATGCTGTCTTTATGGGAAAAATCTTGTGAAAATCACAGAAACCTGAACATGGAAACCACCAGAACCAGATGCTGGAAG CATTATGTGAGTTTAAGGATAGAAGCAATCAGAGCTGAATATCAGAAGATGCCTGCATTTCTCTATGAAGAAGAGCAACAACACTTGGAGAGGCTGCGAATGGAGGGCGAGGACATTTTTCAGCAACTCAATGAAAGCAAAGCCAGAATGGAACATTTGAGGGAGCTTTTAAGAGGAATGTATGAGGATCTGAAGCAAATGTGCCATAAAGCAGATGTGGAGCTACTCCAG gcttTTGGAGATATATTACACAG GTATGAGTCCCTGCTGCTGCAAGTGTCTGAGCCTGCGAATCCAGAGCTCAGTGCAGGGCCCATCACTGGACTGCTGGACAGGCTCAATGGATTCAGAG tCGATTTTACTCTGCAGCCTGAAAGAGCCAATAGTCATATCTTCCTGTATAGAGATTTGAGAAGCATGAATGTTGGATGTGACCCTCAAGATGATCCCCATATCACTGCAAAGTCTGAATTTTTTCTTGTATGGGGGGCTCGGGCTTTCACATCTGGCAAACATTATTGGGAGGTTCACGTGGGGGACTCTTGGAATTGGGCTTTTGGTGTCTGTAACAATTATtggaaagagaagagacagaatGACAAGATAGATGAAGAGGAGGGACTCTTTCTTCTTGGATGTGTTAAGGAGGacactcactgcagtctctttACCACCTCCCCACTTGTGGTACAATATGTTCCAAGACCTACCAGCACAGTAGGATTATTCCTGGATTGTGAAGGTAGAACCATGAGCTTTGTTGATGTTGATCAAAGTTCCCTGATATACACCATCCCTAATTGCTCCTTCTCACCTCCTCTCAGGCCTATCTTTTGCTGTAGTCACTTCTGA